The genomic interval taattggattcgaagtggcgtataccagccggccagtcaaaacttcaaagtcctttaactcgcttaccaggctttatactttaataatattttgtatctggatcgaggacatatacaggtataacataatcaaatattacgaaaatctgagacatcgagtttttttcgtgcccgcttcacgtggaatgccccaacTTGGGTTAGATTGTGGATGCAGACactaactaataaaaatactgaCTTCAAAACcgctacaatataaaaacatattgatcTTTATATACAGTTAAATAAGAACTTATTGAAACACAAGCAGTGTAGGTACTCTTGAAAATTCGTGTTTGTCTATATTATGCGCGTTAGCTTTTGTTCGCAGTTTCGCATGAGCGTTTCGAGATAAGAATCTAGCTATATATTTCctcgggataaaaagaagcCTATGTATTACTCAGGGtgtcaaactatttccataccataTTTCAAGCTCATTAGTGTTAACatttgtagaaaggcatcttgtcAAAGGCCTCTAAGCACCTTTCTgaacaaaaaaatgtgaaaaatgtCCGCCCAAACCGAAAATGTCACGTACTCCTAAAACTTCTTTGTATTATTAAGCAACAGATTTTGCAAGCATTTTCGTATATTCCCATTTTTATTTCAGAGCGTTGGCCATAGCGTTACCCCTGACGTGCGGTCGTTTGGCGGTATTTGCAGGCATCCAGATCCTCAACGTCTTACTGACGATTAACTGCGACGTTGGCTTCTACGTTTTCGCAACTATTTACGCCTGTGAgtgttatatttaacataacaaacaaaaatcacGCCTAGCCTTTCTCCTCGAAGacgcagaggtgcaaccaggacataCTTGTCACCATGTATGTTCCGCCCTATGATATGAtgggggcgaacctatcaccatatcgggcacaaatttcagtctCTGACCTCGGAACGATGTCGCAGTGCGTCTAATTTGCACAGATAATTATTGATACTTCACTGTCGTACTTAGAAagtgcattattattttttttaataatgaatgactagacgagcaaGCAGGTAACCTGACCATAAACATTGGCAATACCACACAGAATTCTGAATTACACAACACTCCACGCACCCCACTAGACTTGTAACCCTTGAGATAACAGGTCTCATAATGGCCAGTAATTATGTTGATTACACTATCTTCCAAACGGGAATACAATAGAGTAAATACAATGTACAATACTGCTTAGCAATCGGCGAAAACAAACATAAGGTGGACCAGTATCCTACCCAGACCTAGTGGCCATAAACTGGGattcgaatatttattttaagtgtgCATATGTAAGCATagttaaatctttattaatactATGTTATTTTTCCAGCATCTGCGATAGTTGCATCGTTCCTGCCAGACGACAGAAAATTAGTACCTACAGTGGCGCCATCTGAAGATAAAGAATTAACACAGAAAGAAGAAATGCCACAAAGATCTATGACTGAACTTTGAaaagaacataatttaataCTCATGTGTGTTTTGATGTGATGTTTTAAGCTGGGGTCACACTAATCTCTACGTCACGTTTACGAGtactcatattttattaaataattttttaatagattttttatggaaaaatgTTGGAAGATTAATATTTGGTCAAATGTTGTGTCCATGTTCCATGTATTGCTATACCACCTACGGTAAACTGTAAACTCTTCAAGCTcattaatctttataattataaactgtgcattttcattatttttatttaatcctgcataaataaaaggttttaatGCTTCAAAATTAAGAGATTATGTTcccaaaacaataatatttataaaaatatatttaataaattgtaaatacttacctatttatgcattctttcatttataattattaatgctgTTGCGACCTAATTACTCTATACAACCGACTACTTGGTTATATTAAAAGTGTATTACAAACATTCGGCGTGacatagaataaaattataaatgttactgACTTTAAAGGAAAAGAATCGGTATGagaaacattaaaatgattacatttcACTCACTGTATGAAACGCAGCAGTAAATTGCAACGCCCTATTAAACAGACATTTAATGATAAGATGACTAAgccggatatataatatattaaaataataatagtatcagccccgtattatactgtctcactgctagCCTCCTTTATTACTGAGGGATccggccttagttcaccacaaTGGCCTAGTACGTTCGTCAAACTTCAAAtactcttaaaattcttatcgagaacttctcaggtatgcaggtttcctcacgatattttccttcaccattaagcaagcgataattcgcaaagaatataACTATTTAGAAAAGTGGGAGGTGCGTACTGCGTGTgtttgccagcccgagctggttactttggtttgtaccttgtcttttgtataaattttatccctaatttaaaatgtccatagttatataagtaattttaatagttgtttagaaataataattattcctattCTTTGtgttgacgtatcataagtgcaactttgttcgcctacgtgataaataaagtattttatttcatttattttattttattttgcgccCATGGGTTTTGGACCTTCAGACATTTGTCTCTGCAGTCAGTTTCactcccaaataggctatcgccacgTTAAGCCGAATAAATTATGCAAACTGACACGATAACATCGTGGTTCTACCACAAAATTCACATTATTTTTCTCTCCAATAGTGAAAGTGTTCCTCCAAACAGGAAGGAACTACTCCGCGTAATGTAATTGCACCTAGTAATATTTCGAAAGTTATGTACCTTCgcaaatattatttccttaACTCATTATCAATCATTATCAACACgcgattattaaaatttacggataaattataaaatcatatgtTTCCAACAAAAACGCGCGGACCGGCGAGTGTGGTAGACCGTGaggagttaaaaaaaatagagaagATGACAGTGGAACTTGCTAAAGATGAAGCTGTGCCATTAGAAGAAGCTATTGATAAAGCTGGTAcgtatataattgtatagaaaTAACTATTCATCCtacaccaataaataaaatcatactggtggtatattttactggtggtgggtctctaatatgtgagagtccacctgggtcggtaccaccgcaatgtctatttctcccGCCAACcaatagtgtgtagtcactgttgcgttccggtttgaaagacattaacATAACATTAACCTCTGCAAGTTTGTCTTTCGTTAAGTAGAATGAACATAGGAAAAGTATCATCTcccattttcaatattttacctATCGCAACTGATTTGTAACTGCTATTCTCTGATAATTTCAACCCTTTAAGTGTTCAATCACATGATAAACAGACAGTGTAATCCTAAAACAGAGTTCTTTATGTAACGATTAGCCACAAAACCCTGTCCGATACCACAAAAATATCAGAtccatttgtttatttgtgaCCCCAAGCTAAACACAAGCAATATTCTATATACTTTGAAAAAGAATATCTAATAATGCTGAGCATTTAAGCCcgagaacaaaacaaaaaaaaaaatattcaaatgaattCCACAGGATTTGGCTTCTACAGCTACTTACTGATCTGTCTCACCGGCCTTGGGATTATATCATTCGTCTGCATCAGCTATGGAAGCACCATCCTCATTCCCGCGAGCGCCTGTGAGCTGAAGACCACCACTGGTCAGCAAGGGGCGCTCGCTGCAGCGCCGGTAGTAGGTAAGTTGACAAAATTGAAAATACGCATCTATATTCTAATAACAAACACATCTGTTTGTATATTGCGCAAACACGAAGCACATGAGGGAATCGGGTGAGATCATGCGATAGCTTATTTCTTGGATTTTTTGTCGCTATAGAAAGTCTCATTAAAACAGATCCAGCGtctagtatacattttttttttaccgcaactgtttaataaagaaattatgaatAGAGAACCATATTTTACTATATCATATACTCAGATATCATACTCCCTTCTGTTATCCAGTAGCAATTTGATGCAATCCGCCATTTTACCAATATTAGCTTTAAATGGCGTAGACAATTTTTCGTTTTcagttactttaatatttttaaaattaaagtaattgaaaaacGAAAACGATTTTTTGATAATTGCATACCCAGTATTTTACGCAttgttacagaaaatatacaatCCATTTCGTAAATTCAAAAGTTGATAGGTTTTTTTATGTCGACTACAGACGCGCACAAACCACCTCCACCCAGTAATCAACAGTTTACTGATATAGTAtaggtaggtatttataattctaattttataagtTCACTTAgctcaacaaaattaataatttttttgtagccCTAGATATCACTATAGATTTCTGTTATTAAGCCCCCGGCTTTTGAAGATACTCataaaagtacttaatttaCTCTGGTTTTCACGATTTTgacatgttttatatattaaattattaacattttaagcaGGGACTGCGGAACACGATTTTCTGTTGTGTTAGTTAAGTACTTATGTAGTTAAAATTCGCTTTCAGTGCATTAATTTCGCGCATAGACACATCCTGTGACACGAAAATCTTTTATTGTTGGTTAAACTAATGTAATGAATAGGTCATTGCTACACGACAGAAAATCATACTTCAGCCAATTCATATCAAGTATGTtatagctattttttttataagaatttcgtaAACGACCagattatacttataataaatccaaTAACTACtacgctaaatattttttatatttctagggaaaaaattgaaactattatgatttatttcacTGTTAATACAATCATTCTATGTTCTGGATATCATCTACGCTTATCTACTTATCGCTGCCGAAGACTGGGGTGTCGTTTATTGGCGCCATAATTAGAGTCAATTATACGTAACTAGGGatgatttaaacatttttattatttaagtagttttaactttttatgtttttattgatgtttaaacaatattatcgtctgataagtataatatttcacTGTGTATTTATACTGCTTACTAAACagaaaaatcttataaattttttaaacacaatagacaaacatcttaaaatattatttcaaattcaatCCGCGcgaatttttgaaaattctttatcaaaaaaaaacctttgtggTCAATAGTTttcattgttgcagatttattcagtgactttttttatttacttc from Manduca sexta isolate Smith_Timp_Sample1 unplaced genomic scaffold, JHU_Msex_v1.0 HiC_scaffold_1799, whole genome shotgun sequence carries:
- the LOC119191682 gene encoding uncharacterized protein LOC119191682 produces the protein MFPTKTRGPASVVDREELKKIEKMTVELAKDEAVPLEEAIDKAGFGFYSYLLICLTGLGIISFVCISYGSTILIPASACELKTTTGQQGALAAAPVVGSIIGTLV